In Mesorhizobium sp. J428, the genomic window CGAACTGACGCCGCGCTTTTCGGACCTGCTGGCCTCACTGGCGGCGCAGCATTTCGCCCTGGACGAGCTGGACGTGATCATTGGCGGCCCGGATGTCGGCAAGGCTTTCGTCGCCCTGCCCTTCGACCACCTGCTCTTCACCGGCTCGACGACGGTCGGCCGACAGGTGGCGATCGCCGCCGCCGCCAATCTGACGCCGGTGACGCTGGAGCTTGGCGGCAAGTCGCCGGCGATCTTCGATCCGAGCTGCGACCTCGACAAGGCAATCGCCAGCGTCGCCTACGGCAAGCTGCTCAATGCCGGCCAGACCTGCATCGCGCCCGACTACCTGATGGTGCCGAGGGGCCAGGGTGCCGCGATCGCCGGCAAGCTCGCGGGCGCGATGGCGAAGCTCTATCCGCGCATCGCGGACAATCCCGACTACACCGCGATTATCTCGGACCGGCATCACGCGCGGCTGACATCGATGGTGGAGGAGGTCCGCGCGCGGGGCGCCGAGGTGATGGAGGTCAATCCCGCGGGCGAGAGCTTCGGCAACACGCGCAAGCTCGCCCCCGCGATCGTGCGCAACGCCGCGCCCGATACGCGGCTGATGCAGGAGGAGATCTTCGGCCCGGTCCTGCCTATCGTCGAATATGGCGATGTTGGCGAGGCGATCGGGCACGTCAACGACCGCGGCCGGCCGCTGGCGCTCTACTGGTTCGGCAAGAACAAGGCCGCGCGGCGCAGGGTGCTCAGGGAAACGGTCTCGGGCGGCGTGACCGTCAACGACTGCCTGATGCACATCGCCCAGGAGAACCAGCCCTTCGGCGGCGTCGGACCGAGCGGCATGGGCGCCTATCACGGCGAATGGGGCTTCCGCACCTTCAGCAAGGAGAAGCCGGTCTTCGTGCAGTCGCCGCTGAGCGCCGGCGGCATGCTGCGCCCGCCCTATGGCGCGACCTTCGAGCGCACGCTCCGCCTCTTCCGGCTGATGACCTGAGGCGTCGCCGGCGTTTGCGCTCGATCAATGTACATGGCTCTCGTCCACCCTAGACAGTTGCCACGGCTGAGGCCGGCAATCGAAACAGGTGTCATCATGAAAAGAACATTCGCAATGGCCGCCGCGCTCGCGGCGCTGCTGGCGACGGGCGCGGCGCAGGCCGCCGACCATCAGGTGCAGATGCTCAACAAGGGCGAAAAGGGAACGATGGTCTTCCAGCCCGACCTCATCATCGCCCAGCCGGGCGACACGGTCACGTTCGTCCCGACCGACAAGTCGCACGACGTACAGAGCATCAAGGACATGATCCCGGAAGGGGCGACCCCTTTCAAGGGCAAGCCGAACGAGCAGGTCACCATCACGGTCGACAAGGAAGGCGTCTACGGCGTCAAGTGCCTGCCGCACTATCCGATGGGAATGGTGGCGCTGATCGTGGTCGGCAAGCCGGTCAATCTCGAACAGGCCAAGGCCGTGAAGCAGACGGGCATGGCGAAGAAGCGCTTCGAGGCCCTGTTCGCGGAAGTGCCGGCGAACTGATAGCAGGCGCGGCGGGCAGGCGCTACGTCCCCGCCGCGAACCGCTCGCGCAAGGTGCGGCGCAGCACCTTGCCGTAGGCGTTCTTCGGCAGCTCTTCGAGGAAGAAGACGTGCTTCGGTTTCTTGAAGCGCGCGAGGTGGTCGCGGCAGAAATCGAGCACGGCCGCCTCGGTCATGCCCGCTTCCGTCACCAGAGCGACGGCGACCGACTCGCCCCATTCACTGTCGGGCAGGCCGAAGGCGATGACCTCGCGCACGGCCGGATGCGCGGCCAGCACGTCCTCGACCTCCTTGGGATAGATGTTCGTGCCGCCGGAGATGATCGTGTCGTGGCGCCGGTCGAGCACGCGCAGACGGCCGCCTGAATCGAAATGGCCGACGTCGCCGGTGTGCAGCCAGCCGCCCTTCAGCGCCTTCGCGGTCGCGTCCGAATTGCGCCAGTAACCCTTCATCACGACGTCGCCGCGCACGCAGATTTCGCCGTCGCCGCCGGGCGGGACATCGCGGTCGTTCTCGTCGAGAATGCGCACCTCCACGCCGCTGCGGACATAGCCGGCGGACACCAGCGTCTCGTCGTCGGCGCCGAGATGCGCGGCGCCCGGCAGGTAGGCAATCGTCATCGGCGACTCCCCCTGCCCGTAGAGCTGGTGGAAGATCGGGCCGAAGCGCGCGACGGCCGCGCGGATATGTTCGAGATGGATCGTCGCGCCGCCATAGATGACGCCGCGCAGGGAGCCGATGTCATTGCGCGGCGCGGCCTCCAGGAAACGCACGATCATGGTCGGCGCGACGAAGGCGATGGCGGTGATCCCTTCCCGCGCGATCGTGTCGAACACTTCGTCCGGGCGGAAGTTGGCCCGGTCGTATACGATGTTGAGCGCGCCGCGCGCCAGCGACGGGATGAGATAGAGGCCGCTGCCATGCGACAGCGGCGCGACATGCAGCACGCGGTCGCTCTCGACGAAGGCGAAGACATCGGCGAGGCAATTGACCGAGGCGGCGACGAGGTTGCGGTGCGAGAGCGTCGCGCCCTTCGGTTTGCCCGTCGTGCCGGACGTGTAGAAGATCCAGGCCGCCTCGTCGGGATCGACCTCGGCGGGGGCCGAGGCCAGGGCGGCTGGCCGCGGCATTGAAAAGTCCTCGATCGCGACGATCCGGGGCTTTTCCTCTCCCTCGAGAGCTGCGTCGAGGGCATCGACATGTTCCAGATGCGTGAAGATCAGCTTCGGCCCGGCATCGCCCGCGATCCAGGCGACCTCGCGGGGATGCAGCTTCGCATTGGTGGGCACGACGACGAGCCCCGCCCGCATGATCGCCATCAGCAGGACGGGGAACTCGAAGCCGTTCTTCAGGAAGACGAGCACGCGGTCGCCGCGCACACAACCCTGTGTCGCCAGCCAGTCGCCGAACGCGGCGCAGGTGAGGTCGAACTCGCCATATGTAAGCTTTTCCTTACCATAGGATATGGCAGTCTCGTCCTTTCGGCGACGAATGGCGTCGGCGAGCATCGAATAGACGTTCATGTGACTTCACCTCTCCTCCCAGGCGACCGCCGCGCGGGGTCGCTCCGCGCGAGGCAGCCTGACTATTCCTCGCGAAGGGCGGATGCGCAACGTGCGGGATCGGCAGCCGTGGGGCGGCGAGCAGGCCACGGAGCCCACCCGCCTTCCGAGCGTCAGCTCTGCCGTGTCAGCACGCGGTTGCGCAGGATGCCGATGCCCTCGACCTCCAGTTCCACCACGTCGCCGTGCTTAAGGAACTTCATGTGCTCGAGGCCGCAGCCGTTGCCGACCGTGCCCGAGCCGAAGAACTCTCCGGGATAGATCGTCTCCGAGCGCGAGATATGCGCGATCAGGTCCTCGAACTTCCAGTGCATGGTGGACGTGCTGCCGCGGCCCCATTCCTCGCCGTTGACGCGGCAGATCATGGTGAGGTTGTACGGGTCCTTCAGTTCGTCGGCGGTGACGAGGCAGGGGCCCATGGCATTGCCGTAGTCGAAGTCCTTGCCTTTGGCCGGGCCGAGCTGGCCGCCCATCTCCTGCGTCTGCGCGTCGCGGGCGGAGAAGTCGTTGAAGATCGTGTAGCCGTAGATGTGCTCGCGCGCCTTGTCCCTGGGGATGTCGACGCCCTTTGTGCTGACGTAGAAGCCGAACTC contains:
- a CDS encoding fumarylacetoacetate hydrolase family protein gives rise to the protein MRDCLCFETHLKQSFNAVRRVRANATPDPEAAMKEFEEKGIFAIPKTFYEQPIYYKANRFSVIGTEQDVLWPSYSTLMDFELEFGFYVSTKGVDIPRDKAREHIYGYTIFNDFSARDAQTQEMGGQLGPAKGKDFDYGNAMGPCLVTADELKDPYNLTMICRVNGEEWGRGSTSTMHWKFEDLIAHISRSETIYPGEFFGSGTVGNGCGLEHMKFLKHGDVVELEVEGIGILRNRVLTRQS
- a CDS encoding coniferyl aldehyde dehydrogenase, which produces MPQQNQDNLSAAFDRQKAAFARDPFPGIDVRRDRLRRLLALTEDHETEFCAAIDADFGGRSAHETRLAEIIVVRAGIRHALSHLSSWMAEKRVLTTMPFWPSRNRLVPQPLGVAGIVSPWNYPFQLALAPATAALAAGNRVLIKPSELTPRFSDLLASLAAQHFALDELDVIIGGPDVGKAFVALPFDHLLFTGSTTVGRQVAIAAAANLTPVTLELGGKSPAIFDPSCDLDKAIASVAYGKLLNAGQTCIAPDYLMVPRGQGAAIAGKLAGAMAKLYPRIADNPDYTAIISDRHHARLTSMVEEVRARGAEVMEVNPAGESFGNTRKLAPAIVRNAAPDTRLMQEEIFGPVLPIVEYGDVGEAIGHVNDRGRPLALYWFGKNKAARRRVLRETVSGGVTVNDCLMHIAQENQPFGGVGPSGMGAYHGEWGFRTFSKEKPVFVQSPLSAGGMLRPPYGATFERTLRLFRLMT
- a CDS encoding class I adenylate-forming enzyme family protein; the encoded protein is MNVYSMLADAIRRRKDETAISYGKEKLTYGEFDLTCAAFGDWLATQGCVRGDRVLVFLKNGFEFPVLLMAIMRAGLVVVPTNAKLHPREVAWIAGDAGPKLIFTHLEHVDALDAALEGEEKPRIVAIEDFSMPRPAALASAPAEVDPDEAAWIFYTSGTTGKPKGATLSHRNLVAASVNCLADVFAFVESDRVLHVAPLSHGSGLYLIPSLARGALNIVYDRANFRPDEVFDTIAREGITAIAFVAPTMIVRFLEAAPRNDIGSLRGVIYGGATIHLEHIRAAVARFGPIFHQLYGQGESPMTIAYLPGAAHLGADDETLVSAGYVRSGVEVRILDENDRDVPPGGDGEICVRGDVVMKGYWRNSDATAKALKGGWLHTGDVGHFDSGGRLRVLDRRHDTIISGGTNIYPKEVEDVLAAHPAVREVIAFGLPDSEWGESVAVALVTEAGMTEAAVLDFCRDHLARFKKPKHVFFLEELPKNAYGKVLRRTLRERFAAGT
- a CDS encoding pseudoazurin, whose product is MKRTFAMAAALAALLATGAAQAADHQVQMLNKGEKGTMVFQPDLIIAQPGDTVTFVPTDKSHDVQSIKDMIPEGATPFKGKPNEQVTITVDKEGVYGVKCLPHYPMGMVALIVVGKPVNLEQAKAVKQTGMAKKRFEALFAEVPAN